The Bradyrhizobium barranii subsp. barranii genome segment ACGTTGCTCACTTTATGGCACCAGCATCGTTGGTGCCGCGTGCCGGGAAAGGCCTCGTCCAGTGCCTTCCAGAAGCCGAGGGCGCCGTCGCCGATGGCGAGTTGCGGGGCAATCCGTAACCCGCGTTGCCGCAGGTCGATCAGGAGTTCGCGCCAGCTCTGCGCGCTCTCGCGCACGCCGACCTGGAAGCCGATCAGCTCCTTCTTGCCTTCCGGCGTGGTGCCAATCAGCACCAGCATGCATTCGCTGTGATCTTCCATGCGGGCCTGCAGGTACACGCCATCGGCCCAGATGTAGACATAGCGACGCGCCGACAGATCGCGTCTCTGCCAGCGTTCGTACTCGACCTGCCAATCGGCCTTCAGGCCGGCGATCACCGAAGGCGACAGGTTCGGCGCATCCTTGCCGAGCAGCGCCGAGAGCGCCTCCTGGAAGTCGCCGGTCGAGATGCCGCGCAAATAGAGGACCGGGATCAAGGCATCCAGGCTCTTCGTCCGCCGCGCCCATAGCGGCAGGATTGCCGAACTGAAGCGGAGGCGGTCGCCTGGCCCGCTCGCTCCGCGGTCGCGGACCTTGGGACGAGCGACCTCCACCGGACCGATGCCGGTCGCAATCTCGCGCACCGGACCGTGCCCATGTCGGACC includes the following:
- a CDS encoding IS256 family transposase, with amino-acid sequence MTETTNVLAFRQPSAVDDPLTDIVRAGARDLLARAIEIEVGAFLASTANLTLPDGRARLVRHGHGPVREIATGIGPVEVARPKVRDRGASGPGDRLRFSSAILPLWARRTKSLDALIPVLYLRGISTGDFQEALSALLGKDAPNLSPSVIAGLKADWQVEYERWQRRDLSARRYVYIWADGVYLQARMEDHSECMLVLIGTTPEGKKELIGFQVGVRESAQSWRELLIDLRQRGLRIAPQLAIGDGALGFWKALDEAFPGTRHQRCWCHKVSNVLDKVAKSVQGPMKNDLRNIYLAPHRAEAETAIDVFVEKYHVKYGRAVECLIKDRHALLAFFDFPAEHWIHLRSSNPIESVFATVRHRTVRTKGSLSQQTAKLMVFKLIDAASKTWRRLKSTNQLPKVIAGVKFIDGIEVIPNTESHAA